A single window of Nocardioides kongjuensis DNA harbors:
- a CDS encoding SDR family oxidoreductase yields the protein MSDPVTGVLTGKAVLVAGVGPGLGHALAVRSALAGADVVLASRSAGRLEAVATEVRATGRRAVVVPTDLTDPAAVRCLVDTSVDELGRLDAVLHNAYLPPSRENLLDSGLDRVREELTSPLMALEMVRRAAPALVASKGSVVVVNSMILRNRLPLFGAYRMTKASLLALARGLSIELGPQGVRVNSIAPGYIMGEAVEASFAKAARARGVTPDVIHDEVAAETDLRRLPRPEEIADAAVFLASDLARAITGQCLDVTSGATHH from the coding sequence ATGAGCGACCCGGTGACCGGCGTCCTCACCGGCAAGGCCGTCCTCGTCGCCGGCGTCGGTCCCGGTCTCGGCCACGCCCTCGCGGTGCGCAGCGCGCTCGCGGGTGCGGACGTCGTGCTCGCCTCCCGCAGCGCCGGGCGCCTCGAGGCCGTCGCGACCGAGGTCCGCGCCACCGGACGCCGCGCCGTCGTCGTACCGACCGACCTCACCGACCCGGCAGCGGTGCGGTGCCTCGTCGACACCAGCGTCGACGAGCTCGGCCGGCTCGACGCGGTCCTGCACAACGCCTACCTGCCGCCCAGCCGGGAGAACCTGCTCGACTCCGGGCTGGACCGGGTCCGCGAGGAGCTCACCTCGCCGCTGATGGCGCTGGAGATGGTGCGCCGCGCGGCACCTGCGCTCGTCGCCAGCAAGGGCTCGGTGGTCGTCGTCAACTCGATGATCCTGCGCAACCGGCTCCCTCTGTTCGGCGCCTACCGGATGACCAAGGCCAGCCTGCTCGCCCTCGCCCGCGGGCTGTCCATCGAGCTCGGTCCGCAGGGCGTCCGGGTGAACTCGATCGCACCCGGCTACATCATGGGCGAGGCCGTGGAGGCCAGCTTCGCGAAGGCAGCACGAGCGCGCGGCGTCACCCCCGACGTGATCCACGACGAGGTCGCCGCCGAGACCGACCTGCGGCGCCTGCCCCGCCCCGAGGAGATCGCCGACGCCGCGGTCTTCCTCGCCTCCGACCTCGCCCGGGCCATCACCGGGCAGTGCCTCGACGTCACGTCCGGCGCCACCCACCACTGA
- the helR gene encoding RNA polymerase recycling motor ATPase HelR yields MGADDLTHATTRAFDLHDHPAKAAPALIATDEEHFAAIEASLEQTVADLEERLSDVRRQPGGSGQEAMDRDLEVHRLGARLRMLRRYRLDLCLGRMVTTGGETVHVGRFGLTDAAGRRLLVDWRSPAAEPFFGATHGNPMGLASRRRYRWTNGRVTDYWDEVFTADALAAAGAALDDQSAFVASLGSSRSERMRDVLATIQADQDAIIRAGSRGTLVVDGGPGTGKTVVALHRAAYLLYADPRLGDRRGGVLFVGPHEPYLAYVADVLPSLGEEGVRTCTVRNLVGEGAAATAETDPEVARLKADAAMVGAVEPAVRLYEQPPAEGMVVETDWADVWLSPGDWAEAFGAPDPGTPHNEARDQVWDALLDILVDKHEATEATEDQLRRSLRRNDDVVDALTRAWPMIEATDLVGDLWEVPAYLRHCAPWLSPDEVRVLRRPGPQVWTTADLPLLDAARARLGDPAAARARRRQEAAAAREKEEMDRVVDHLVASDDSDMMIMSMLRGADLRDALTGDGQQAADPDRYAGPFAHVVVDEAQELTDAEWQMLLRRCPSRSFTVVGDRAQARHGFTESWTERLERVGLHDIDLASLTVNYRTPAEVMEVAAPVIRAVLPDANVPTSVRSTGTPVEHVRPEDVAEILGQWEAATDEGIACVIGDPSFEATPRVRSLSPEHAKGLEFDLVVLVRPDRFGTGVEGAVDRYVAMTRATQRLVVVEAASEGSR; encoded by the coding sequence ATGGGAGCTGATGATTTGACCCACGCGACGACACGCGCGTTCGACCTGCACGACCACCCCGCGAAGGCCGCACCGGCCCTCATCGCCACCGACGAGGAGCACTTCGCCGCCATCGAGGCCAGCCTCGAGCAGACCGTCGCCGACCTCGAGGAGCGCCTGTCCGACGTACGACGCCAACCCGGCGGCAGCGGCCAGGAGGCGATGGACCGCGACCTCGAGGTGCACCGCCTCGGCGCCAGGCTCCGGATGCTGCGCCGCTACCGGCTCGACCTGTGCCTGGGACGGATGGTCACGACCGGCGGCGAGACCGTGCACGTCGGCCGGTTCGGCCTGACCGACGCCGCGGGCCGTCGCCTGCTGGTGGACTGGCGCTCCCCTGCCGCCGAGCCGTTCTTCGGCGCCACGCACGGCAACCCGATGGGTCTGGCCAGCCGGCGCCGCTACCGCTGGACGAACGGCCGCGTCACCGACTACTGGGACGAGGTCTTCACCGCCGACGCGCTGGCCGCAGCGGGAGCCGCCCTCGACGACCAGTCCGCCTTCGTCGCGAGCCTCGGCAGCAGCCGGTCGGAGCGGATGCGCGACGTGCTCGCCACGATCCAGGCCGACCAGGACGCGATCATCCGCGCCGGCTCCCGCGGCACCCTGGTCGTCGACGGCGGACCGGGCACCGGCAAAACCGTGGTGGCGCTGCACCGCGCCGCCTACCTGCTGTACGCCGACCCGCGGCTCGGCGACCGTCGAGGCGGCGTCCTCTTCGTCGGTCCCCACGAGCCCTACCTCGCCTACGTCGCCGACGTGCTGCCCAGCCTCGGCGAGGAGGGCGTGCGGACCTGCACCGTGCGCAACCTCGTCGGCGAAGGAGCGGCGGCAACCGCGGAGACCGACCCCGAGGTCGCCCGGCTGAAGGCCGACGCGGCCATGGTCGGTGCCGTCGAGCCCGCCGTCCGCCTCTACGAGCAGCCGCCCGCCGAGGGCATGGTCGTCGAGACCGACTGGGCCGACGTGTGGCTCAGCCCGGGCGACTGGGCCGAGGCGTTCGGAGCTCCCGACCCCGGCACGCCCCACAACGAGGCGCGCGACCAGGTGTGGGACGCGTTGCTCGACATCCTCGTCGACAAGCACGAGGCGACCGAGGCGACCGAGGACCAGCTGCGCCGCTCCCTGCGCCGCAACGACGACGTGGTCGACGCCCTCACGAGGGCATGGCCGATGATCGAGGCGACCGACCTGGTCGGCGACCTGTGGGAGGTGCCGGCGTACCTGCGCCACTGCGCGCCCTGGCTCTCGCCCGACGAGGTCCGCGTCCTGCGGCGGCCCGGACCGCAGGTGTGGACGACCGCCGACCTGCCCCTCCTGGACGCCGCCCGTGCCCGGCTCGGCGACCCTGCGGCGGCTCGCGCCCGACGCAGGCAGGAGGCCGCCGCCGCCCGTGAGAAGGAGGAGATGGACCGCGTCGTAGACCACCTGGTCGCCAGCGACGACTCCGACATGATGATCATGTCGATGCTCCGGGGCGCCGACCTGCGCGATGCCCTCACCGGTGACGGCCAGCAGGCGGCCGACCCGGACCGGTACGCCGGCCCCTTCGCCCACGTCGTCGTCGACGAGGCACAGGAGCTGACCGACGCCGAGTGGCAGATGCTGCTGCGCCGCTGCCCGTCGCGCAGCTTCACCGTCGTCGGCGACCGCGCCCAGGCCCGGCACGGCTTCACCGAGTCGTGGACCGAACGGCTCGAGAGGGTCGGCCTGCACGACATCGACCTGGCCTCGCTCACCGTCAACTACCGCACGCCGGCCGAGGTGATGGAGGTCGCGGCGCCCGTGATCCGCGCCGTCCTGCCCGACGCCAACGTGCCGACGTCGGTCCGCAGCACCGGCACCCCTGTCGAGCACGTCCGTCCGGAGGACGTCGCCGAGATCCTCGGGCAGTGGGAGGCAGCCACCGACGAGGGCATCGCCTGCGTCATCGGCGATCCGTCCTTCGAGGCGACGCCGCGGGTCCGCTCGCTGAGTCCCGAGCACGCCAAGGGGCTCGAGTTCGACCTGGTCGTCCTCGTGCGTCCGGATCGCTTCGGCACGGGCGTCGAGGGCGCCGTCGACAGGTACGTCGCGATGACCCGCGCGACCCAGCGCCTGGTGGTGGTCGAGGCCGCGTCCGAGGGGTCCCGATGA
- a CDS encoding VOC family protein, with product MSRDLQITFDCHDPRALSSFWSAALGYVIPGPPGVPLPAGEDPLAAWDVFLERIGVPESERNARSAIEDPEGTRPRVFFQQVPEDKVVKNRVHLDVRAAPGLAGDERMAALEEECARLVELGARRLERFEPAPPMAGGHIVMADPEGNEFCLD from the coding sequence ATGAGCCGAGACCTCCAGATCACGTTCGACTGCCACGACCCGCGCGCCCTCTCGTCGTTCTGGAGTGCGGCGCTGGGCTATGTCATCCCGGGGCCGCCGGGCGTGCCCCTGCCCGCGGGGGAGGACCCCCTGGCGGCGTGGGACGTCTTCCTCGAGCGGATCGGGGTCCCGGAGTCCGAGCGCAACGCACGCTCGGCGATCGAGGACCCGGAGGGGACGCGGCCCCGGGTGTTCTTCCAGCAGGTGCCCGAGGACAAGGTGGTCAAGAACCGGGTCCACCTCGACGTCCGGGCCGCGCCCGGGCTGGCGGGGGACGAGCGGATGGCGGCGCTGGAGGAGGAGTGCGCTCGGCTGGTGGAGCTGGGCGCCCGGCGCCTCGAGAGGTTCGAGCCGGCCCCGCCGATGGCGGGTGGGCACATCGTGATGGCCGACCCCGAGGGAAACGAGTTCTGCCTGGACTGA
- a CDS encoding DUF3224 domain-containing protein, with amino-acid sequence MRAAATFTVSDWTPLDLPSAVGGLEAPETAAPVGVAAMVKTFTGDLAGRSVTWFVGGLNTGTGAGTYVAVESFAGTLGDRSGTFGFVHAASTHGSDRYDEYFTVVPDSGTGGLAGISGQGSLSIDEDGTHRVALDYTLPE; translated from the coding sequence ATGCGAGCTGCCGCCACCTTCACCGTCTCCGACTGGACGCCTCTCGACCTGCCGAGCGCCGTGGGCGGTCTCGAGGCGCCCGAGACAGCCGCACCTGTGGGCGTCGCTGCGATGGTCAAGACGTTCACCGGCGACCTCGCCGGACGCTCGGTCACGTGGTTCGTCGGCGGGCTGAACACCGGGACCGGCGCCGGGACCTATGTCGCCGTCGAGTCCTTCGCGGGCACGCTGGGCGATCGGTCCGGCACCTTCGGGTTCGTGCACGCGGCGTCGACGCACGGCAGCGACCGGTACGACGAGTACTTCACCGTCGTGCCCGACAGCGGCACCGGCGGCCTCGCCGGGATCAGCGGACAGGGCTCGCTGAGCATCGACGAGGACGGCACCCACCGGGTCGCGCTGGACTACACGCTGCCCGAGTGA
- a CDS encoding SDR family oxidoreductase: MERRLAVVTGGSRGIGAATAQMLARSGWSVLLTYRSERSDAESVVAACSGDGAWARAVQLDVSDEAAVERVFGNLPAEAGPLRALVNNAGIVAPTSRVADLSAERVRRVLEVNVLGVLLCAREAVRLMAPPRGSGGAIVNVSSRAAELGSPGEYVDYAASKAAVDTITRGLAVETAAQGIRVNSVRLGLMDTEIHARNGEPGRLDRVAPSIPMGRPGTATEAAAAICWLLDEASSYTTGAVLDVSGGR, translated from the coding sequence ATGGAGCGACGACTCGCCGTGGTGACCGGTGGCAGCCGGGGCATCGGCGCAGCCACCGCGCAGATGCTCGCGCGGTCCGGGTGGAGCGTGCTGCTCACCTACCGGTCGGAGCGCTCGGACGCGGAGTCGGTGGTGGCCGCGTGCTCGGGCGACGGCGCCTGGGCGCGGGCGGTCCAGCTCGACGTCAGCGACGAGGCGGCCGTCGAGCGGGTGTTCGGCAACCTGCCGGCCGAGGCGGGTCCACTGCGCGCGCTCGTCAACAACGCGGGCATCGTGGCACCCACGTCGCGGGTCGCGGACCTGTCGGCCGAGCGTGTGCGCCGGGTGCTCGAGGTCAACGTGCTGGGGGTGCTGCTCTGCGCCCGGGAGGCGGTGCGGCTGATGGCGCCCCCGAGGGGGTCCGGGGGCGCGATCGTCAACGTGTCCTCGCGGGCAGCCGAGCTCGGATCGCCGGGGGAGTACGTCGACTACGCCGCGTCGAAGGCGGCCGTCGACACGATCACCCGCGGCCTGGCGGTCGAGACGGCCGCCCAGGGGATCCGGGTCAACAGCGTTCGGCTCGGCCTGATGGACACCGAGATCCATGCCCGCAACGGCGAGCCCGGCCGTCTCGACCGGGTGGCGCCATCGATCCCGATGGGGCGCCCCGGCACGGCCACCGAGGCCGCGGCCGCCATCTGCTGGTTGCTCGACGAGGCGTCGTCGTACACGACCGGTGCGGTGCTCGACGTGTCCGGCGGACGCTGA
- a CDS encoding RNA polymerase sigma factor, with protein MSTSEDAQEAAFSEAWRRDGPRVAAYVRRHVGPDDVQDVVAETFAQAWRRWDVVPEPPIGWLIATARKVIGNSRRSARRRTALHDRLALLDRAARPGADAGMVATERVTALEALAALPDGQREALLLVAWDGLTPDAAAEVLGIRPGTFRVRAHRARAALDREPPADLRAASPSRPLTEGGL; from the coding sequence ATGAGCACCTCCGAGGACGCCCAGGAAGCAGCGTTCAGCGAGGCGTGGCGCCGTGACGGCCCACGCGTCGCGGCCTACGTACGCCGACACGTCGGGCCGGACGACGTCCAGGACGTGGTCGCCGAGACCTTTGCGCAGGCCTGGCGCCGCTGGGACGTCGTGCCGGAGCCGCCCATCGGCTGGCTGATAGCCACGGCCCGCAAGGTGATCGGCAACAGCCGGCGCTCGGCGCGACGACGTACCGCGCTCCACGACAGGCTCGCGCTGCTCGACCGGGCCGCCCGACCCGGAGCGGATGCCGGGATGGTGGCGACCGAGCGGGTCACGGCCCTCGAAGCGCTCGCCGCCCTGCCCGACGGCCAGCGCGAGGCGCTGCTGCTCGTCGCCTGGGACGGCCTGACTCCCGACGCCGCGGCCGAGGTCCTCGGCATCCGGCCGGGCACCTTCCGGGTGCGTGCCCACCGCGCCCGCGCGGCCCTCGACCGCGAACCGCCGGCGGACCTGCGTGCCGCCTCCCCCAGCCGACCCCTCACCGAAGGTGGACTGTGA
- a CDS encoding sulfotransferase family protein has translation MNLADELHERAATRTGLTDFGDHDHVEGLHALLDGYANEAGLTEKGRTKVEGALANALAGRLRTESAWRQHPAHAETPVTRPIFVTGLPRSGTTALHRLLCADPRHQGLQLWLAAAPQPRPLRDHWASNPDFQAMQAQIDRRNAAVPGLKGMHFMAPDVVEECWWLEHQSMRSLAFPSVAHLPSYTRWLGQQDLSGSYRRHRRILQLIGMTSPEKRWVLKNPGHLFSLDALMAAYPDALVVQTHRDPRTVVASVSSLTSKTSAGTSSVFQGATVGRDSLDLWATATDRFLAARATYDPAQFADVRYEEFIADPVGTVERLYDAFRLPFDDEAHAAVSAADDVSRRGDRRPDHAYSLEEFGLSAGEVTERFDRYLAAFPELTVS, from the coding sequence ATGAACCTCGCAGACGAGCTCCACGAACGCGCTGCCACCCGCACCGGCCTCACCGACTTCGGCGACCACGACCACGTCGAGGGCCTGCACGCCCTGCTCGACGGGTACGCGAACGAGGCCGGCCTGACCGAGAAGGGGCGCACGAAGGTCGAGGGAGCTCTGGCCAACGCGCTCGCGGGCCGCCTGCGCACCGAGTCCGCCTGGCGCCAGCACCCGGCGCACGCCGAGACCCCCGTGACCCGGCCGATCTTCGTGACCGGTCTCCCCCGGTCCGGTACGACGGCCCTGCACCGCCTGCTGTGCGCCGACCCGCGCCACCAGGGCCTGCAGCTCTGGCTGGCCGCCGCACCGCAGCCGCGCCCCCTGCGCGACCACTGGGCGTCGAACCCGGACTTCCAGGCGATGCAGGCACAGATCGACCGCCGCAACGCAGCCGTGCCCGGACTGAAGGGCATGCACTTCATGGCGCCCGACGTGGTCGAGGAGTGCTGGTGGCTGGAGCACCAGTCGATGCGCTCGCTCGCGTTCCCGAGCGTGGCCCACCTGCCGTCGTACACACGCTGGCTCGGCCAGCAGGACCTCAGCGGCAGCTACCGTCGCCACCGCCGGATCCTCCAGCTGATCGGCATGACCAGCCCCGAGAAGCGCTGGGTCCTCAAGAACCCCGGCCACCTGTTCTCGCTGGACGCGCTGATGGCGGCCTACCCCGACGCGCTCGTGGTGCAGACCCACCGTGACCCGCGCACCGTCGTCGCGTCGGTCAGCAGCCTGACGTCGAAGACCTCCGCGGGGACCTCCAGCGTCTTCCAGGGGGCCACGGTCGGTCGCGACAGCCTCGACCTGTGGGCCACCGCCACCGACCGGTTCCTCGCCGCGCGGGCGACCTACGACCCGGCGCAGTTCGCCGACGTGCGCTACGAGGAGTTCATCGCGGACCCGGTCGGCACCGTCGAGCGCCTCTACGACGCCTTCCGGCTGCCCTTCGACGACGAGGCCCACGCGGCCGTGAGTGCCGCCGACGACGTGAGCCGCCGGGGTGATCGTCGTCCCGACCACGCGTACTCGCTCGAGGAGTTCGGCCTGAGCGCAGGCGAGGTCACGGAACGGTTCGACCGCTACCTGGCCGCCTTCCCGGAGCTCACCGTCAGCTGA